Proteins encoded together in one Corallococcus soli window:
- a CDS encoding glutathione S-transferase N-terminal domain-containing protein, translating into MIDLYTFKTPNGRKISIALEELGIPYKTHVVDISKGDQFKPEFLAINPNNKIPAIVDHAAPGGAPLALFESGAILLYLAEKTGALMPHDPRGKAEVTQWLMFQMGGVGPMLGQFNHFANYAPTKVPYAIDRYRAESKRLLGVLDRQLASRDHLATHYSIADIATYPWIKAMHSGFPDLFLDTHNIVQWLHRVGSRPAVQRGMQVP; encoded by the coding sequence ATGATCGACCTGTACACGTTCAAGACGCCCAACGGCCGCAAGATCTCCATCGCGCTGGAGGAGCTGGGCATCCCCTACAAGACCCACGTCGTGGACATCTCCAAGGGGGACCAGTTCAAGCCCGAGTTCCTGGCCATCAACCCCAACAACAAGATTCCGGCCATCGTGGACCACGCGGCGCCCGGCGGCGCTCCGCTGGCGCTCTTCGAGTCCGGCGCCATCCTGCTGTACCTGGCGGAGAAGACGGGCGCGCTGATGCCCCATGATCCGCGCGGCAAGGCGGAGGTGACGCAGTGGCTGATGTTCCAGATGGGCGGCGTGGGGCCCATGCTCGGCCAGTTCAACCACTTCGCGAACTACGCCCCCACGAAGGTGCCCTACGCCATCGACCGGTATCGCGCGGAGTCCAAGCGTCTGCTGGGCGTGCTGGACCGGCAGCTGGCCTCGCGCGACCACCTGGCCACGCACTACTCCATCGCGGACATCGCCACGTACCCGTGGATCAAGGCCATGCACAGCGGGTTCCCCGACCTCTTCCTGGACACGCACAACATCGTGCAGTGGCTGCACCGCGTGGGCAGCCGTCCCGCCGTGCAGCGAGGCATGCAGGTCCCCTGA